In Nicotiana tabacum cultivar K326 chromosome 17, ASM71507v2, whole genome shotgun sequence, one DNA window encodes the following:
- the LOC107777861 gene encoding uncharacterized protein LOC107777861: MSVCKTLFRSSISFIEFKTRSSYGRSFSSHFSSNFAPFNALRLLSPNPGLRIEPCRATSRRYGSTQGAISLEISENAEEMTVPRVAIEIPEEKSEDTVEELLSNKDDVTKFMKMERRSNTEGQGHQDRWFPYLDRFKVGNVDLNSAEVLEALNPVIMDSRKERFRNAVMNRTYSVCLVVEGLSDFGNISAAFRSADALGIQSVHVVACDCSKRYRENRHVSMGAEKWLDIELWDSVHECFKVLKSRGYRIATTHLGMDTVSVYDMDWSCPTAIVVGNELRGISDEALELSDLHCSIPMKGMVDSFNVSVAAGLLMHHAVCDRTSRLGCHGDLTIEESQILLAEFTLRHSNSAIRIAHEYAKRKIPQLKSKL, translated from the exons ATGAGCGTCTGCAAAACCCTATTTCGCTCTTCAATTTCGTTTATTGAGTTCAAAACTCGAAGCAGTTATGGTAGAAGTTtctcttctcatttttcatccaattTCGCTCCTTTTAACGCACTGCGTCTACTCTCTCCTAATCCAG GACTTAGAATCGAACCGTGTAGAGCTACTTCAAGACGATATGGCAGCACTCAAGGAGCAATTTCACTGGAAATTTCGGAAAATGCGGAGGAAATGACAGTTCCGCGTGTCGCCATAGAAATTCCGGAGGAAAAATCGGAAGATACAGTAGAAGAGTTGCTTTCCAATAAAGATGATGTAACAAAGTTTATGAAAATGGAACGTAGGTCCAATACTGAAGGCCAAGGGCATCAGGACCGTTGGTTTCCGTATTTGGATAGATTTAAGGTGGGAAATGTGGACTTGAATAGCGCAGAGGTATTGGAAGCTTTGAACCCGGTTATAATGGATTCGAGGAAAGAGAGGTTTAGAAATGCTGTGATGAATCGGACATATTCTGTATGTTTGGTGGTGGAAGGTTTGAGTGATTTTGGCAATATTTCAGCTGCGTTTCGGTCAGCTGATGCACTGGGCATTCAGTCAGTCCATGTTGTAGCGTGTGACTGTTCGAAAAG GTACAGGGAGAATCGCCATGTCAGCATGGGAGCTGAGAAATGGTTGGACATCGAACTTTGGGATTCTGTCCATGAGTGTTTCAAAGTTTTGAAATCACGTGGTTATCGTATTGCGACAACACATCTTGGAATGGACACA GTTTCTGTATACGATATGGACTGGTCATGCCCAACTGCAATTGTTGTTGGAAATGAACTTAG GGGAATTAGTGATGAGGCTCTTGAATTATCAGACTTACACTGCAGTATTCCAATGAAAGGCATGGTAGACTCATTCAATGTATCTGTTGCTGCTGGCCTACTTATGCACCATGCCGTCTGTGACAGAACTTCTCGCTTG ggATGTCATGGAGATCTAACTATTGAAGAGAGCCAAATCTTGCTGGCAGAGTTCACTTTGCGCCACAGCAATAGTGCAATTAGGATCGCTCATGAATATGCAAAAAGAAAGATACCTCAGCTTAAATCAAAGCTGTGA
- the LOC107777862 gene encoding putative ubiquitin conjugation factor E4, giving the protein MATTKPQRTPVEIEDIILRKILLVTLVDSMENDTRVVYLEMTAAEILSEGKELRLSRDLMERVLIDRLSGNFVSAEPPFQYLINCFRRAHEEGKKIVSMKDKNVRSEMELVVKQVKKLAVSYCRIHLGNPDMFPNWDTAKSNVSPLLPLVFSEVSSSVDAFGGGGGSGGVTCPPGFLDELFKEGDFDSMDPILKQLYEDLRGTVLKVSALGNFQQPLRALLYLVKYPVGAKSLVNHPWWIPKSVYLNGRVIEMTSILGPFFHVSALPDNTIFKSQPDVGQQCFSESATRRPADLLSSFTTIKTVMNNLYDGLAEVLMSLLKNTVIRENVLEYLAAVINKNSSRAHLQVDPLSCASSGMFVNLSAVMLRLCEPFLDANLTKRDKIDPQYVFSSTRLELRGLTALHASSEEVSEWINQNNPGKVDVSKEGSDGENRLLASQEATSSGNDSGGPSSLHNSRPTSSSSEKAKYPFICECFFMTARVLNLGLLKAFSDFKHLVQDISRSEDHLSTMKTMLEQAPSPQLQQELSRLEKELELYSQEKLCYEAQILRDGGLLQRALSFYRLMVIWLVGLVGGFKMPLPSPCPMEFASMPEHFVEDAMELLIFASRIPRALDGVLLDDFMNFIIMFMASPEYIRNPYLRAKMVEVLNCWMPRRSGSTATSTLFEGHQLSLEYLVKNLLKVYVDIEFTGSHTQFYDKFNIRHNIAELLEYLWQVPSHRNAWRQIAKEEEKGVYLNFLNFLINDSIYLLDESLNKILELKELEAEMSNTAEWERRPAQERQERTRLFHSQENIIRIDMKLANEDVSLLAFTSEQITAPFLLPEMVERVASMLNYFLLQLVGPQRKSLSLKDPEKYEFRPKELLKQIVKIYVHLARGDKENIFPAAITRDGRSYSDQIFSAAADVLRRIGEDMRIIQEFIDLGAKAKVAASEAMDAEAALGDIPDEFLDPIQYTLMKDPVILPSSRITVDRPVIQRHLLSDSSDPFNRSHLTADMLIPDTELKAKIEEFIRSHELQKRGEDLNLQNTKTTIQTTDTSNLIE; this is encoded by the exons atGGCGACTACTAAACCACAGAGAACGCCGGTGGAGATCGAGGACATAATACTTCGGAAAATCCTCCTCGTAACCCTAGTTGATTCAATGGAAAACGATACACGTGTCGTGTATTTAGAGATGACGGCGGCGGAGATTTTAAGCGAGGGCAAAGAATTAAGGTTATCTAGGGATTTAATGGAGCGGGTTTTAATCGATCGACTTTCAGGTAATTTTGTATCGGCTGAACCCCCTTTTCAGTATTTAATCAACTGTTTCCGTAGGGCCCACGAAGAGGGCAAGAAAATTGTGTCGATGAAGGATAAAAACGTCAGGTCTGAGATGGAATTAGTGGTTAAACAAGTTAAGAAACTTGCGGTTTCTTATTGTAGGATACATTTAGGGAATCCTGATATGTTTCCTAATTGGGATACAGCGAAATCGAATGTATCTCCTTTGCTTCCTTTGGTGTTTTCAGAGGTTTCAAGTTCTGTGGATGCGTTTGGTGGGGGTGGGGGTAGTGGGGGAGTGACATGTCCACCTGGGTTTTTGGATGAGTTGTTTAAAGAAGGGGATTTTGATAGTATGGACCCAATTTTAAAGCAGTTGTATGAGGATTTAAGAGGGACTGTGTTAAAGGTTTCAGCTTTGGGTAATTTTCAGCAGCCACTTAGGGCTTTATTGTACTTGGTTAAGTATCCGGTGGGCGCAAAGTCATTGGTGAATCATCCTTGGTGGATTCCTAAGAGTGTGTATTTGAATGGAAGGGTTATTGAGATGACAAGTATTTTGGGTCCTTTCTTTCATGTCAGTGCTTTGCCTGATAATACAATCTTTAAGAGTCAGCCGGATGTTGG CCAGCAATGTTTCTCGGAATCGGCAACACGGCGTCCTGCTGATCTCCTGTCTTCTTTCACAACAATCAAAACTGTTATGAATAACTTGTATGATGGCTTGGCAGAAGTCCTTATGTCTCTTCTGAAAAATACAGTCATTCGTGAAAATGTCCTTGAATATCTCGCAGCAGTTATAAACAAAAATTCTTCAAGGGCTCATTTACAG GTTGATCCATTATCTTGTGCTAGTTCAGGCATGTTTGTAAATCTCAGTGCTGTTATGCTTCGGCTCTGTGAACCTTTCTTAGACGCCAATTTGACGAAAAGGGACAAGATTGATCCCCAATATGTGTTTTCTAGCACCCGTCTGGAACTGAG GGGGTTGACTGCTCTGCATGCATCATCAGAAGAAGTTTCCGAATGGATAAATCAAAATAATCCAGGGAAAGTTGACGTCTCTAAAGAAGGCAGTGATGGAGAAAATCGGCTGTTGGCATCTCAGGAAGCTACAAGCTCCGGGAATGATTCTGGTGGACCTTCGAGTCTCCACAATAGCAGGCCAACATCAAGTAGTAGTGAAAAAGCCAAATATCCCTTCATATGTGAATGCTTCTTCATGACTGCAAGGGTGCTCAACCTGGGCCTCCTAAAAgcattttcagattttaagcaTCTTGTTCAG GACATTTCAAGATCCGAAGATCATTTGTCTACTATGAAAACCATGCTAGAACAAGCACCCTCACCACAGTTGCAGCAGGAATTATCTCGCTTGGAGAAAGAACTTGAGCTGTATTCACAGGAGAAATTATGCTATGAAGCCCAAATACTGAGG GATGGAGGGCTTCTCCAGCGTGCATTATCCTTCTACAGGTTGATGGTCATTTGGCTGGTTGGCCTTGTTGGTGGTTTTAAGATGCCTTTACCTTCCCCTTGCCCTATGGAGTTTGCTTCTATGCCTGAGCACTTTGTGGAAGATGCCATGGAGCTGCTAATTTTTGCCTCTCGAATTCCTAGAGCTTTGGATGGTGTCTTACTG GATGACTTCATGAATTTCATTATCATGTTCATGGCAAGTCCAGAATATATCAGAAACCCTTATCTTAGAGCAAAGATGGTTGAAGTCCTAAACTGTTGGATGCCCCGTAGAAG CGGCTCGACTGCAACGTCTACTTTGTTTGAGGGGCATCAACTCTCTCTGGAGTATCTTGTGAAGAATCTTTTGAAGGTTTATGTCGACATTGAATTTACAGGTTCCCACACTCAG TTCTATGATAAATTTAATATCCGCCACAACATTGCTGAACTACTTGAATATCTTTGGCAAGTTCCTAGTCACAGGAATGCATGGAGACAG ATTGCCAAGGAGGAGGAGAAGGGTGTTTATTTGAATTTCTTAAACTTCTTGATTAATGATAGCATCTATCTTCTTGATGAAAGTCTTAATAAAATTCTTGAACTAAAAGAGCTGGAAGCTGAAATGTCTAATACAGCAGAATGGGAGCGAAGACCAGCTCAAGAAAGGCAGGAGAGAACTCGCCTGTTCCATTCACAAGAGAAT ATAATTCGAATTGATATGAAGTTGGCAAATGAAGATGTGAGCCTGCTAGCATTTACTTCAGAGCAAATTACCGCCCCTTTTCTTCTTCCTGAGATG GTGGAGAGAGTTGCTAGCATGTTGAATTACTTTTTACTACAGCTGGTGGGTCCACAAAGAAAATCTCTCAGCTTGAAAGACCCTGAAAAGTATGAGTTTCGTCCGAAAGAGTTGTTGAAACAG ATTGTGAAAATATATGTGCATTTGGCGAGAGGGGATAAGGAGAATATCTTTCCAGCTGCAATTACAAGAGATGGTCGATCGTACAGTGATCAG ATATTTAGTGCTGCAGCTGATGTCCTTAGAAGAATTGGTGAAGATATGAGGATCATTCAAGAGTTCATTGACCTTGGCGCAAAAGCCAAGGTTGCAGCTTCAGAAGCAATGGACGCTGAGGCTGCACTTGGAGACATTCCTGATGAATTCCTTGATCCTATCCAA TATACTTTGATGAAGGATCCTGTCATTCTTCCCTCTTCAAGAATAACAGTGGACCGACCTGTTATTCAGAGGCACCTTCTTAGTGATAGT TCGGACCCGTTTAACCGGTCTCATCTAACTGCGGACATGCTGATTCCTGACACCGAGTTGAAGGCGAAAATTGAAGAGTTCATTCGGTCCCATGAATTGCAGAAGCGTGGGGAAGATTTGAATTTGcaaaacacaaaaacaacaatacaaacaactgATACTTCAAATTTAATTGAGTAG